The following proteins are encoded in a genomic region of Galbibacter sp. BG1:
- a CDS encoding NAD(P)H-dependent oxidoreductase, whose translation MSAYNTNLNWRYATKKFDNTKTVSNGDLETLKEAIQLSASSYGLQPYKVLVVSNKETKEKLKPAAWNQTQITDASHIIIFASIDNLGDSHVDDYIQNISETRDIEVSELEGLSGMIKGTLAPLSEDMKSTWAAKQTYIALGNLLAAAADLKIDTCPMEGFNAEQFKEILGLDKLGLTPTVIAPIGYRAEDDSYQHLKKVRKPAEELFINI comes from the coding sequence ATGAGCGCTTACAACACAAATTTAAACTGGCGATATGCCACCAAAAAATTCGACAACACTAAAACGGTTTCCAACGGGGATCTAGAAACCCTTAAAGAAGCTATACAACTTTCGGCTTCGTCTTATGGCCTACAACCTTATAAAGTATTGGTAGTATCCAACAAGGAAACGAAAGAAAAGCTAAAGCCAGCGGCATGGAATCAAACACAAATTACCGATGCTTCCCATATTATTATTTTTGCGAGTATCGATAACCTTGGAGATTCCCATGTAGACGATTACATTCAGAACATAAGTGAAACAAGGGATATTGAAGTTTCCGAGCTCGAAGGTCTTTCTGGTATGATTAAAGGAACACTCGCCCCACTTTCAGAAGACATGAAAAGTACATGGGCGGCGAAACAAACATATATTGCCTTAGGAAACCTCTTGGCCGCTGCAGCCGATTTAAAAATAGACACCTGCCCCATGGAAGGCTTTAATGCAGAGCAGTTCAAGGAGATTTTAGGATTAGATAAACTCGGGTTAACCCCTACTGTAATCGCTCCTATTGGTTACCGAGCAGAAGACGATTCTTACCAACATCTAAAAAAGGTAAGAAAACCTGCTGAAGAATTATTTATAAACATATAA
- a CDS encoding MarR family winged helix-turn-helix transcriptional regulator, whose product MKIEDIIVSNDMPLERKTAINLMYTTNVLQDRTLEILKPFDLSTQQFNVLRILRGQHGKPANLCTIQERMITKMSNTTRLVDKLIKKDLVSRVTCEANRRKVEITITEKGLEVLAELDDPIEEHHKAMVKNLTKEQLNQFNEILEKLRDSGN is encoded by the coding sequence ATGAAAATTGAAGATATTATAGTTTCGAATGACATGCCTTTAGAGCGCAAAACGGCCATCAATTTGATGTACACCACCAATGTACTCCAAGATCGCACATTGGAGATTTTAAAGCCATTCGATTTGTCGACACAACAATTTAATGTACTCCGTATTTTACGGGGACAACATGGAAAACCTGCCAACCTTTGTACGATCCAGGAAAGAATGATTACCAAAATGAGTAACACCACCCGTCTCGTAGATAAGCTTATTAAAAAAGATCTGGTAAGCAGGGTTACATGCGAGGCCAACAGAAGGAAGGTTGAAATAACCATTACCGAAAAAGGCCTAGAAGTACTTGCCGAATTGGATGACCCTATTGAAGAACACCATAAAGCTATGGTAAAAAATTTAACTAAAGAACAATTGAATCAGTTTAATGAGATTTTAGAAAAACTAAGGGATTCGGGAAATTAA
- a CDS encoding TlpA disulfide reductase family protein has protein sequence MKRIFSFICLLILTGCNQQKGSDGRFALSEFNNVEPIAVIEAEKYEIPVYDFNRFEKIWEEKNDKIYVVNFWATWCKPCVKELPAFEKLYRKYKRDDVEVILVSLDFPKKVDEVLVPFLEEKDFKRNVMLLDDPKQNTWIPKVDANWSGAIPATIIFNKNKRLFYEKSFTFKELEKELQGFLN, from the coding sequence ATGAAAAGGATTTTTAGCTTTATATGTTTATTAATTTTAACAGGGTGCAATCAGCAAAAAGGGAGTGATGGCAGGTTCGCTTTAAGTGAATTTAACAATGTGGAGCCAATTGCCGTTATTGAAGCAGAGAAATATGAAATTCCGGTATACGATTTTAACAGATTTGAAAAAATTTGGGAAGAGAAGAATGATAAAATCTATGTGGTAAATTTTTGGGCAACATGGTGCAAACCTTGTGTGAAAGAATTACCTGCTTTCGAAAAGTTATACAGAAAGTATAAGAGGGACGATGTGGAGGTTATTTTGGTAAGTTTGGATTTTCCTAAAAAAGTGGACGAAGTCTTGGTGCCATTTTTGGAAGAAAAGGATTTTAAACGAAATGTAATGCTACTAGACGACCCAAAACAAAACACCTGGATTCCAAAAGTGGACGCAAACTGGTCGGGTGCTATTCCCGCCACCATAATTTTTAATAAAAATAAGCGTTTATTTTATGAAAAATCTTTTACCTTTAAGGAATTAGAGAAAGAGCTCCAGGGCTTTTTAAATTAA